One Paraburkholderia sp. HP33-1 genomic region harbors:
- a CDS encoding peptidoglycan DD-metalloendopeptidase family protein, which translates to MRTRFDRTVLASLVGAWVALAVSGCANVAQPDPQNDMAAGAPAASGVPAANAVATAPDDPSAAAPQSIDASDTAPLKKSPPLVYRVRRGDTLARVAQHHHVSVKQLQAWNGLKASARLKPGQVLHVASPETVRAVKQANAAAAAKAAAQSAVQTSSQASAQTSPQASAQSAEPAPDAAEVREVTKETRRHASSVTLAWPAAGSVVEAFQPGETRGIEIGGKAGDPVRAAADGKVMYAGTGLNSYGSLIIVQHNKDFLTAYSHNRKLLVKMGDIVRKGQQIAEMGDESNSRVSVGFEVRRDGKPVDPLAYLPRGRG; encoded by the coding sequence TTGAGAACACGTTTCGACAGAACGGTATTGGCCAGTCTCGTCGGCGCATGGGTTGCGCTGGCCGTCAGTGGTTGTGCGAACGTCGCGCAACCGGATCCACAGAACGACATGGCAGCCGGCGCCCCCGCGGCGTCCGGCGTGCCGGCGGCGAACGCGGTGGCAACGGCGCCTGACGATCCCTCGGCCGCCGCGCCGCAGTCGATCGATGCTAGCGATACCGCACCGCTGAAAAAATCGCCGCCGCTTGTGTATCGCGTCAGACGCGGCGACACGCTGGCGCGGGTGGCGCAGCATCATCACGTGAGCGTCAAGCAGTTGCAGGCGTGGAATGGGCTGAAGGCGTCGGCGCGGTTGAAGCCGGGGCAGGTGCTGCACGTCGCTTCGCCGGAGACGGTGCGGGCAGTGAAACAGGCCAATGCGGCGGCGGCGGCGAAGGCCGCGGCGCAATCCGCGGTGCAGACATCTTCACAAGCTTCAGCGCAGACGTCGCCGCAAGCTTCGGCTCAATCCGCTGAACCGGCTCCCGATGCCGCCGAAGTTCGCGAAGTCACGAAGGAAACCCGCCGGCATGCGAGCAGCGTGACGCTCGCGTGGCCCGCCGCGGGCAGCGTCGTCGAAGCGTTCCAGCCGGGCGAAACGCGCGGCATCGAGATCGGTGGCAAAGCGGGTGATCCGGTGCGAGCCGCCGCCGACGGCAAGGTGATGTACGCGGGCACCGGACTGAACAGCTACGGCAGCCTGATCATCGTGCAGCACAACAAGGATTTTCTGACCGCGTACTCGCATAACCGCAAGCTGCTGGTCAAGATGGGCGACATCGTCCGCAAAGGACAGCAGATCGCGGAGATGGGCGACGAGAGCAACTCGCGTGTCTCGGTCGGCTTCGAAGTGCGGCGCGACGGCAAGCCAGTCGATCCGCTGGCTTATCTGCCACGGGGGCGCGGCTGA
- a CDS encoding STM2901 family protein, with product MSNTYNYRTHTSLTPAELFLFIAADETCSQLGIDDVEAVLLILSGLPFLPTRSKPAGSTKVTSVASAMSRSLFRYELKKKVLPTFTWGSIKRFKWILTHRLGVFVGRTIPGVGWVLLASDAYQITYHTVSKYNRSVKPEDRVF from the coding sequence ATGAGCAACACGTACAACTACCGAACACATACGAGTCTCACTCCCGCAGAACTATTTTTATTTATCGCGGCCGATGAAACATGTTCTCAGCTCGGCATTGATGATGTCGAAGCGGTACTTCTCATACTATCGGGGCTTCCGTTTTTACCCACAAGATCAAAACCAGCAGGATCAACAAAAGTCACGTCCGTCGCTTCTGCCATGTCCAGATCATTGTTCAGGTACGAACTGAAGAAAAAAGTCCTGCCGACATTTACATGGGGAAGCATCAAGCGATTCAAGTGGATTCTGACACATCGGCTAGGAGTATTCGTCGGCAGAACCATACCCGGCGTTGGTTGGGTGCTACTGGCAAGTGACGCCTATCAAATCACGTATCATACTGTTTCTAAATACAATCGAAGCGTCAAGCCAGAAGACAGGGTGTTTTGA
- a CDS encoding (2Fe-2S)-binding protein, protein MTTFNINGETHTVDAPPDIPLLWVLRDLVGLTGTKFGCGIAQCGACTVHLDGVAVRSCVLPAAAVGERKIVTIEAVGATPTGQKVQQAWRELDVVQCGYCQSGQVMSAASLLASNPNPSDADIDAAMAGNICRCGTYNRVRAAIKHAAKGA, encoded by the coding sequence ATGACAACGTTCAATATCAACGGCGAAACCCATACCGTCGATGCCCCGCCCGACATACCCCTGCTGTGGGTGCTGCGCGATCTCGTCGGGTTGACCGGCACCAAGTTCGGCTGCGGCATCGCGCAATGCGGCGCCTGCACCGTGCATCTCGATGGCGTCGCGGTGCGCTCGTGCGTATTGCCGGCCGCGGCGGTCGGCGAGCGCAAGATCGTCACGATCGAAGCGGTCGGCGCCACGCCCACGGGCCAGAAAGTGCAGCAGGCCTGGCGTGAGCTCGACGTCGTGCAATGCGGCTACTGTCAGTCGGGGCAGGTGATGTCGGCGGCCTCGCTGCTCGCGAGCAATCCCAATCCGAGCGACGCGGACATCGACGCGGCGATGGCCGGCAACATCTGCCGCTGCGGGACCTACAACCGCGTGCGCGCGGCGATCAAGCACGCCGCAAAGGGGGCCTGA
- a CDS encoding xanthine dehydrogenase family protein molybdopterin-binding subunit, with translation MSQGLLDAQNGAQPSDTHTQHARGISRRSFLKFGVTVGAAAGGGLLLGFSMPAASQDQKAGKSVIGGDANESPQSGVFAPNAFIQIDTAGKVTLVIPKVEMGQGVYTSIPMLIAEELEVPLDAVTIDHAPPNEKLFMDPLLGGQLTGGSTSIRFAWEPMRRAGATARVMLINAAAQQWQVDPASCHAQAGQVFHAASNRSASYGQLAQAASALPAPQNVPLKDPKDFKLIGTPAKRLDSPEKVDGTAMFGLDVRVPDMVYAAIANCPVFGGTLASVDDTHAKTIPGVRKVIKLDNAVAVIGDHTWAAKRGLQALDIKWNEGAGAQVSMKRIVDDLAAASQHGGAVARKDGDVGRAFGVAKSRVDAVYQQPFLAHATMEPVNCTVHVRADACEIWLGSQVPTRVVDTAVALTGLSADKIIVHNHLIGGGFGRRLETDMVRQAVKVGKQVSTPVKVLWTREEDIQHDMYRPYYYDTISAGLDANGKPVAWQHRIAGSSILARFAPPAVKNGVDPDAVEVAADLPYDLPNQLIDYVRVEPHAVPTAFWRGVGPTRGTFVVESFIDELAAHAKIDPVQYRRDLLGKSPRALNVLNVAAQAGNWGSALPKGRGRGISVMHAFGSFFAIVVEVAVEQGEVTVKHVNCAVDCGMFVNPNTIEAQVQGGIIFGITAALYSEITIKDGRVEQNNFTDYRMLRINQTPPIDVHIVKSGEAPGGIGEPGTAALAPALTNAIYAATGTRLRQLPVGRQLHNA, from the coding sequence ATGTCCCAGGGATTGCTCGATGCACAGAACGGCGCGCAGCCGTCGGACACCCACACACAGCATGCGCGCGGCATCTCGCGGCGCAGCTTCCTCAAATTCGGCGTGACGGTCGGCGCCGCGGCCGGCGGCGGTCTGCTGCTCGGCTTCAGCATGCCAGCCGCGAGCCAGGATCAGAAGGCGGGAAAGAGCGTGATCGGCGGCGATGCCAACGAGTCGCCGCAAAGCGGCGTGTTCGCGCCGAACGCGTTCATCCAGATCGACACCGCCGGCAAGGTCACGCTCGTGATCCCGAAGGTCGAGATGGGGCAGGGAGTCTACACGTCGATTCCGATGCTGATCGCCGAGGAGCTCGAAGTGCCGCTCGACGCGGTCACGATCGATCACGCTCCACCGAACGAAAAGCTCTTCATGGACCCGCTGCTCGGCGGCCAGCTGACGGGCGGCTCGACCTCGATCCGCTTCGCGTGGGAGCCGATGCGCCGCGCGGGCGCGACCGCGCGGGTGATGCTGATCAACGCGGCCGCGCAGCAATGGCAGGTCGATCCAGCGAGTTGTCATGCGCAGGCCGGTCAGGTGTTTCACGCGGCCAGCAATCGCAGCGCGAGCTATGGTCAGCTTGCGCAGGCCGCCTCCGCGCTGCCCGCGCCGCAGAACGTGCCGCTGAAAGACCCGAAGGATTTCAAGCTGATCGGCACGCCGGCGAAGCGTCTCGACTCGCCCGAGAAAGTCGACGGCACCGCGATGTTCGGGCTCGACGTGCGCGTGCCCGACATGGTCTATGCGGCGATCGCGAACTGCCCGGTGTTCGGCGGCACGCTCGCGAGCGTCGACGACACGCATGCGAAGACGATCCCCGGCGTGCGCAAGGTCATCAAGCTCGACAACGCGGTCGCGGTGATCGGCGACCATACGTGGGCGGCGAAGCGCGGCCTGCAGGCGCTCGACATCAAATGGAACGAAGGCGCGGGCGCGCAGGTGTCGATGAAGCGCATCGTCGACGATCTGGCGGCGGCCTCGCAACACGGCGGCGCGGTCGCGCGCAAGGATGGCGACGTCGGTCGCGCGTTCGGCGTTGCGAAGTCGCGCGTCGACGCGGTTTATCAGCAGCCGTTCCTCGCGCACGCGACGATGGAGCCGGTCAACTGCACGGTCCACGTGCGCGCCGACGCGTGCGAAATCTGGCTCGGCTCGCAGGTGCCGACGCGCGTCGTCGATACGGCGGTCGCGCTCACGGGTCTGTCGGCCGACAAGATCATCGTGCACAACCATCTGATCGGCGGCGGCTTCGGGCGGCGGCTCGAAACCGACATGGTCAGGCAGGCCGTGAAGGTCGGCAAACAGGTGTCGACGCCGGTCAAGGTGCTGTGGACGCGCGAGGAAGACATCCAGCACGACATGTACCGCCCGTACTACTACGACACGATCTCGGCCGGCCTCGACGCGAACGGCAAGCCGGTCGCGTGGCAGCACCGCATTGCGGGTTCGTCGATCCTGGCGCGCTTCGCGCCGCCTGCGGTCAAAAATGGTGTCGACCCCGACGCGGTGGAAGTCGCCGCCGATCTGCCGTACGACCTGCCGAACCAACTGATCGATTACGTGCGCGTGGAGCCGCACGCGGTGCCCACCGCGTTCTGGCGCGGCGTCGGACCGACGCGCGGCACGTTCGTGGTCGAGAGCTTTATCGACGAACTCGCCGCGCACGCGAAGATCGATCCGGTGCAGTACCGGCGCGACCTGCTCGGCAAATCGCCGCGTGCGCTGAACGTGCTGAACGTGGCCGCGCAAGCCGGCAACTGGGGCAGCGCGCTGCCCAAGGGGCGAGGGCGCGGCATCTCGGTGATGCACGCGTTCGGCAGCTTCTTCGCGATCGTCGTCGAGGTCGCCGTCGAGCAGGGCGAGGTGACGGTCAAGCACGTCAACTGCGCGGTCGATTGCGGGATGTTCGTCAATCCGAACACGATCGAGGCGCAGGTGCAGGGCGGCATCATCTTCGGTATCACGGCGGCGCTCTATAGCGAGATCACGATCAAGGACGGCCGCGTCGAGCAGAACAACTTCACCGACTACCGGATGCTGCGCATCAACCAGACGCCGCCGATAGATGTGCATATCGTGAAGAGCGGCGAGGCGCCCGGCGGCATCGGCGAGCCGGGGACCGCGGCGCTCGCGCCCGCGCTGACCAACGCGATCTATGCGGCTACCGGCACGCGGCTGCGGCAATTGCCCGTCGGCCGTCAACTGCACAACGCGTGA